In Micromonospora sp. WMMA1363, a genomic segment contains:
- a CDS encoding nitroreductase/quinone reductase family protein, producing the protein MEAARDAFAGEREVEITVTGRNTGRQISHPVWFVQDDEAMFLVPITGSDSDWYKNVQKTPMIEVSTNGAAVNGPATPITDPNRVEHIVAMFREKYGPDQVEQHYPKHDVAVQVPLG; encoded by the coding sequence ATGGAGGCGGCGAGGGACGCGTTCGCCGGCGAACGCGAAGTCGAGATCACGGTGACCGGCCGGAACACCGGCCGGCAGATCTCTCACCCGGTGTGGTTCGTGCAGGACGACGAGGCCATGTTCCTGGTGCCGATCACCGGATCGGACAGCGACTGGTACAAGAACGTCCAGAAGACCCCGATGATCGAGGTGTCCACGAACGGCGCCGCGGTGAACGGTCCCGCCACCCCGATCACCGACCCGAACCGGGTCGAGCACATCGTGGCGATGTTCCGCGAGAAATACGGCCCGGACCAGGTGGAACAGCACTACCCGAAGCACGACGTCGCCGTCCAGGTGCCGCTCGGCTGA